In the Thermoanaerobacterales bacterium genome, GTCCAACACGTCGGCGTTCAGGGCCGTAACGTAGGCGGCGAGGTGCCGGTCGACCATTCCGGCCAGGGCGCGCAGTTCAGCTTCCTCCTCCCTGCAGCGGGAGCAGCTATTAAGGTGGTCAACCACCCCGAGGGCGTCAGCAGGCGTCAATTCGCCGTCCACATAGGCCATCAGCGTTCCCTTGTCATGGCACATACTCAGGCACCCCCCTCGCGGCGGTTATACTCGTCACGAAACCTTGACCGGGCTCTGGCCAGGAGCGTGCCCACCGAGGATGGTTCCACCCCGATAATTTCCGCTATCTCGGCGTAACTGTATCCGGAAAAGCGTAGCAAAAGACAGGTCCGGTCACGCCGGGACAGGGTTTCCAGGACGGCACGCACATCCCGCACCTCTTGCCGGCGTGTGACCGGGTCGACTCCGGCCCGGTTGTGTTCGTCCTCGGCGGCGATCTTCAATTCGCGCCGGCGGCGGTTCTGCTCCTTTTGCAGGTGCTTGTAAGCCAGATTGACGGCCACCTTCCGCAGCCAGGCCGGAAGGTTATCCTGGTGGCGCGGAGGGTGGGCGTATAGCTTGAGAAAGGTCTCCTGCGCCAGATCCTCAGCGGTGTCCCGGTTCCCCAGGATATAGGCCAGTTGCCGGAAGATTTCCGGGTAATAACGGTCAAAGATCTGCTGGAATTGCTCCAGAGTCAGATCGGCTCCCTTGAGAAGTCCTCCCCCTGAGATAGGTCCACACCCCCTGGACCGCTCTCTAGTTATCTAATCGAAATGAGCGGTCGGATGTGACGCAACGTGAGAAATTTGGCCGCCCGGCTGATGGAACAGGCACGGCGGGCACAGTAAAGCGGACGCCTCACGCCCGGGGCTGGTGACGTGCCATTCCGGCCCGAACACGTCAGCCTGTCGGGTGCTCCTATAGATAGCCGACGACAAGATCCCCTACTTCGGACGTTGAATAACCCATCCGGCCCGCGGCAAGGCTCTTGAGGTTCTTCGCGCAGACCTGCCGGATGCCGTTCTCGACGGCCGACGCCGCCTCCCCCTCTCCAATGTGCTCCAGGAGCAAGGCCAGGGCGCCGATGGCCGCCAGGGGGTTAATGACATTCTTCCCGGTGTACTTCGGGGCCGAGCCGCCGATGGGCTCAAACATCGAGACGCCATCCGGATTGATGTTGCCGCCGGCGGCGATGCCCATCCCGCCCTGGATCATGGCCCCCAGGTCGGTGATGATGTCGCCGAACAGGTTATCCGTGACGATAACGTCAAACCATTCGGGGTTCTTGACCATCCACATGGTGATCGCGTCCACGTGGGCATAATCCCGGGTGATGTCGGGGTACTCGGCCCCCACCTCGTTGAAGGCGCGCTCCCAGAGGTTGAAGGCATAGGTCAGGACGTTGGTCTTGCCGCAGAGGGTCAGTTTCTTCGCCCTGTTACGCTTCCGGCAGTACTCGAAGGCATAGCGCAGGCAGCGCTCAACGCCCTTACGGGTATTGATGGACGTCTGAATGGCGACCTCGTCGGGAGTTCCCTTCTTCAGAAAGCCACCGCTCCCCGCGTAAAGGCCCTCGGTGTTCTCCCGGACCACGACGAAATCCACATCCTCCGGCCTCTTCCCCTTCAGGGGGCAGTCCACTCCGGGGTACAGCTTGACGGGGCGAAGGTTGATGTACTGGTCGAGGGTAAAACGCAAGTGGAGCAGGATACCCTTCTCCAGTATGCCCGGCTTGACGTCGGGGTGGCCAATGGCGCCAAGATAGATGGCGTCGAACTTCTTGAGTTCCTCGACGGCATTGTCGGGCAGGACCTCCCCCGTGGTCAGGT is a window encoding:
- a CDS encoding 3-isopropylmalate dehydrogenase gives rise to the protein MHRIAVIPGDGTGPEQIAQGLKVLEAVACKFNFAYETVTFPWGGEHYLTTGEVLPDNAVEELKKFDAIYLGAIGHPDVKPGILEKGILLHLRFTLDQYINLRPVKLYPGVDCPLKGKRPEDVDFVVVRENTEGLYAGSGGFLKKGTPDEVAIQTSINTRKGVERCLRYAFEYCRKRNRAKKLTLCGKTNVLTYAFNLWERAFNEVGAEYPDITRDYAHVDAITMWMVKNPEWFDVIVTDNLFGDIITDLGAMIQGGMGIAAGGNINPDGVSMFEPIGGSAPKYTGKNVINPLAAIGALALLLEHIGEGEAASAVENGIRQVCAKNLKSLAAGRMGYSTSEVGDLVVGYL
- a CDS encoding RNA polymerase sigma factor SigX, with the protein product MFDRYYPEIFRQLAYILGNRDTAEDLAQETFLKLYAHPPRHQDNLPAWLRKVAVNLAYKHLQKEQNRRRRELKIAAEDEHNRAGVDPVTRRQEVRDVRAVLETLSRRDRTCLLLRFSGYSYAEIAEIIGVEPSSVGTLLARARSRFRDEYNRREGGA